From the Oryza glaberrima chromosome 5, OglaRS2, whole genome shotgun sequence genome, one window contains:
- the LOC127773639 gene encoding uncharacterized protein LOC127773639 — protein sequence MESSTTSGGGGGGSQPPRGVGLPLVEVQAAAASLRRSEVFYVVKELLGFVLYMHHQIPAVLQNLENEFASLKEEMTEMALPPGEMKPSDQRKYNTRKREVRRRIKKQEKLMNGLSSVFSALQKALDEVPSIEGVLLILGGSLVRPLFVYDITISHGRFDAGSANERGASKLAQSVSRKAIRALISSGAGSLSYTGPTKLFVLVRCPCTLNLPLDFLPKRDFRYSKKVVPLQMCIKCNIAGIQIDNQQTTSIVDASRCTSESTISEVIWFQCKHTIRGLPCKASLEE from the exons ATGGAGAGTTCTACCAcctccggaggcggcggcggcggcagccagcCGCCGCGGGGGGTAGGGCTGCCGTTGGTGGaggtgcaggcggcggcggcgtcgctgcgGCGGTCGGAGGTATTCTACGTCGTGAAGGAGCTCCTCGGCTTCGTCCTCTACATGCACCACCAGATCCCCGC GGTATTGCAGAATCTTGAAAATGAATTTGCAAGTTTAAAGGAGGAAATG ACAGAGATGGCATTGCCACCAGGAGAAATGAAACCATCTGATCAGAGAAAGTACAATACACGGAAAAGGGAAGTAAGACGGAGGATCAAGAAGCAGGAGAAGTTAATGAATGGCCTCTCCAGCGTATTTTCTGCTCTTCAGAAAGCACTCGATGAAGTTCCTAGCATTGAAGGAGTTCTCCTGATCCTCGGTGGTAGCCTTGTCAGGCCTCTGTTTGTCTATGACATTACAATTTCTCATGGTAGATTTGATGCTGGAAGTGCCAATGAGCGTGGTGCAAGCAAATTAGCGCAGTCCGTTTCTCGAAAG gCCATTCGTGCTCTTATATCAAGTGGTGCAGGGAGTTTATCTTATACAG GCCCTACCAAGCTGTTTGTTCTAGTCAGATGTCCCTGTACATTGAACTTACCACTGGACTTCCTGCCGAAACGTGATTTTCGTTACAgcaaaaag GTTGTACCCCTCCAGATGTGTATAAAATGCAATATAGCAGGCATCCAAATAGATAATCAACAAACAACATCAATTGTTGATGCTTCAAGATGCACTTCAGAATCTACTATTTCTGAGGTTATCTG GTTCCAGTGTAAGCATACGATAAGAGGCCTACCTTGCAAGGCGTCATTAGAAGAGTGA